GGCATGCATGGACGCGCCAACTCCTGAGCGCCCAGGCGTCGTTCACCGACCGAGGCACCACGGACGAGCCCGACGGAACAGCGGCCGCGCGCGGCGACCGACCGGTGCTGCGCGTACGGGGCCTCGTCGCCCGCCACCGCGACGGCTCACGGAGTGCCGCAGTGACCGTGCGGGCGCCCGAACTCGACTTGCAGGCGGGGCAGTTGCTGGCCGTCGTCGGCCGTTCGGGCAGCGGCAAGACCACGCTGGCCCGCTGCCTCGCCGGACTCCACCGCGACCACGACGGCGAGGTCCTCCTCGACGGCACTCCCCTGCCCCGCAGCCTGCGCCACCGCGCACGGGGGCAGTTGGCGGCCGTGCAGTACGTCTTCCAGGACGCCCGTGCCGCGTTCGACGAGCACCGCCCGGTCCTGCGGCAGGTCGCCCGCACGGCGGTCCGGCTGCGCGGAGTCGACGCCGGGACAGCCGAGACCGAGGCGCTGGCTACCCTGGGCCGTCTGGGCCTCCTCCCGGAACTCGCCCACCGTCGCCCCGGCCGGCTTTCCGGCGGCGAACTCCAGCGCGCCGCCCTGGCCCGCGCGCTCCTCGCCCACCCCCGCGTCCTGATCTGCGACGAGATCACCTCGGGCCTCGACACGGTCAGCCGACGCGGCATCCTCGACGTCCTCACGGGCCTGCTCGACGCCGGCCCGGACACCGGAACGGCTCCCGCCGCACCGGCGCTGGTCCTGATCACCCACGACCTGGACACCGCCTCCGTCGCCCATCGCATCGCCGTCATGGACGCGGGGGAGATCGTCGAACAGGGCCCCGCCCGTCAACTCCTCACCACACCAGAGCACCCCTTCACGGCTTCGCTCGTCGCCACGGACCGCGTATAAAGGGACGCGTTCCGTAACGAGGCGCCAACAGGGCGTACGGGCGTACGAGTTGAAAGGTGGGCGTATGGGCACGGGGAGGGGCCGGTTCGGCGTCCTGGTGGCGGCGACCCTGGCATGGGCGCTCACCGGCTGCGGCGGCGACGGCGTTCGGCACGACGGCTCCGGCGGCGGGGACAGGCCGCCGGCGAAGACGCGGCAGCGGCCGACGACGACCCCGACATCCACCACGGCCGCCGAGGCCGAGCCCGAAGCCGCCGACAAGAGCGACGACGACGGTCGTCGAGGCACGGCCGCAGGCCCCGCCACAAGCACAGGCACAGGCACCGGCACCGGCACCGGCACCGGCACCAAGGCTTGCTTCGACGGCCGGTGCGAACTCACCGTGTCCGAGCCGCTGTCCATCGAGGTCGACAGCCGTTTCGGCGTCGGTGATCTCCGCGTCACGAAGATCACCGACGACACCGTCGTCCTCCGGTCCTCGGGAGCCGGTACGCACCTCAGCTCCTCGGTCGGCGAGGGCGGCACCGGCGGCCTCAACGGCCTCGGCTTCCGGGTGAAGTCCCTCGACGGCGGCGCGGCGGTGCTGGAGTTCTTCCCCCGCGCCTGAGCCGGCCTCAGGTGGCGTCAGACGATCTCGACGAGCAGATCGCCGCCCTCCACCTGCTGGATCTTGTTGATGGCGAGGCGGGAGACCCGGCCGGCCTTCGCGACGGTGATGGTGGCCTCCATCTTCATGGCCTCGATGGTGGCGACCGTGGCACCGGCGGCGACCTCGTCGCCCTCGGCGACCGCGAGGGTGACCACCCCGGCGAAGGGGGCGGCGACGTGGCCCGGGTTGGAGCGGTCGGCCTTCTCGGTGACGGGGATGTCGGTGGAGGCGGCCTTGTCACGGATCTGGATCGGCCGCAGCTGGCCGTTCAGGGTCGACATCACCGTACGCATACCGCGTTCGTCCGCCTCGCCGACGGCCTCCAGACCGATGAGGAGCCGCACACCGGGCTCCAGGTCGACGGCGTACTCCTTGCCGGGGCCGAGGCCGTAGAAGAAGTCCTTGCTGTCGAGGACGCTGGTGTCGCCGTAGGTCTGGCGGTGGTTCTCGAACTCGCGCGTCGGGCCGGGGAAGAGGAGCCGGTTGAGGGTGGCGCGGCAGTCCTTCTCCAGTCCCGCGCGGTCCTCGGCGGTGAGGTCCTGGACGGGCTTGGCGTCGGCGCGGCCCTGGAGGGCCTTGCTGCGGAACGGCTCGGGCCAGCCACCGGGCGGGGTGCCCAGTTCGCCGCGCAGGAAGCCGATGACGGAGTCGGGGATGTCGAACCGGTCGGGCGTGGCCTCGAAGTCGGCGGGTGTCACTCCGGCGCCGACGAGGTGCAGCGCGAGGTCACCGACCACCTTGGAGGAGGGGGTGACCTTCACCAGGTGACCGAGGATGCGGTCGGCGGCGGTGTACATCGCCTCGATGTCCTCGAAGCGGTCGCCGAGGCCGAGCGCGACGGCCTGGGTGCGCAGGTTGGAGAGCTGGCCGCCGGGGATCTCGTGGTCGTAGACGCGGCCGGTCGGGGAGGCGAGGCCCGCCTCGAAGGGGGCGTAGATGCGGCGGACGCTCTCCCAGTACGGCTCCAGGTCGCCGACGGCCTGGAGGTCCAGGCCGGTGGGCCGGTCGGAGTAGTCCGTCGCGGCGACGATCGCCGACAGCGACGGCTGCGAGGTGGTGCCCGCCATGGAGGCCACGGCCCCGTCGACGGCGTCGGCGCCGGCCTGGATCGCGGCGAGGTAGGTGGCGAGCTGGCCGCCCGCCGTGTCGTGGGTGTGGATGTGCACGGGCAGGTCGAACTCGCGGCGCAGGGCGGTGACGAGCTTGGTGGCGGCGGGGGCGCGCAGCAGTCCGGCCATGTCCTTGACGGCGAGGACGTGGGCGCCCGCCTCGACGATCTGCTCGGCCAGCCGGAGGTAGTAGTCGAGGGTGTAGAGCTGCTCGGCCGGGTTGGAGAGATCCGAGGTGTAGCAGAGGGCGACCTCGGCGACGGCCGTGCCGGTGGCGCGTACGGCGTCGATGGCGGGCCGCATCTGGCCCACGTCGTTGAGCGCGTCGAAGATCCGGAAGATGTCGATGCCGGTCTCGGTGGCCTCCTGGACGAAGGCGTCGGTCACCTCGGTCGGGTACGGCGTGTAGCCGACGGTGTTGCGGCCGCGCAGCAGCATCTGGAGGCAGATGTTGGGTGCGGCGGCCCGGAAGGCGGCCAGCCGCTCCCAGGGGTCCTCGGCGAGGAAGCGGAGGGCGACGTCGTAGGTGGCGCCGCCCCAGCACTCCAGCGAGAGCAGCTGCGGCAGGGTCCGGGCGACCACGGGAGCGACGGCGAGCATGTCCTTGGTGCGGACCCGGGTGGCGAGCAGCGACTGGTGGGCGTCACGGAAGGTGGTGTCGGTGACGCCGATGGTCGGGGACTCGCGCAGCCAGCGGGCGAAGCCCTCGGGGCCGAGTTCGACGAGCTTCTGCTTGGAGCCGGCCGGGGGTTCCGTGGTGGTGGGCCTCGGCAGCTTGGTGGAGGGGTCGATCAGGTCGGGGCGCGGGCCGTTGGGCTTGTTGACCGTCACGTCGGCCAGATAGGTGAGGAGCTTGGTGCCCCGGTCGGCGGAGTGCCGGGAGGTGAGCAGGTGCGGGCGCTGCTCGATGAACGACGTGGTGACGTTGCCCGCCTGGAAGTCCGGGTCGTCGAGAACGGCTTGCAGGAACGGGATGTTCGTGGCGACACCGCGGATACGGAACTCGGCGACCGCGCGGCGGGCCCGGTTGACGGCGGTGGTGAAGTCCCGGCCCCGGCAGGTCAGCTTGACCAGCATGGAGTCGAAGTGGGCGCTGATCTCCGTACCGGCGTGGGTGGTGCCGCCGTCGAGCCGGATGCCGGAGCCGCCGGGCGAACGGTAGGCGCTGATGCGGCCGGTGTCCGGGCGGAAGCCGTTGGCGGGATCCTCGGTGGTGATGCGGCACTGGAGGGCCGCGCCGCGCAGGGTGACGGTCTCCTGGGAGAGTCCGAGGTCGGCGAGGGTGGCCCCGGCGGCGATCCGGAGCTGGGACTGCACGAGGTCGACGTCGGTGACCTCCTCGGTGACCGTGTGCTCGACCTGGATACGGGGGTTCATCTCGATGAAGACGTGGTTGCCGTCGCGGTCGAGGAGGAACTCGACGGTGCCCGCGTTGCGGTAGCCGATCTCCCGGGCGAAGCGGACGGCGTCGGCGCAGATCCGCTCGCGCAGGGCCGGATCGAGGTTCGGGGCGGGCGCCAGCTCGATGACCTTCTGGTGGCGGCGCTGCACCGAACAGTCGCGCTCGAAGAGGTGGATGACGTTGCCGTGGCCGTCGGCGAGGATCTGCACCTCGATGTGGCGGGGCTCGACGACGGCCTTCTCCAGGAAGACGGTCGGGTCGCCGAAGGCGGAGGCCGCCTCACGGGACGCCGCCTCGATGGACTCGCGCAGCGCCGCCGGGTCCTCGACGCGGCGCATACCGCGACCGCCACCGCCCGCGACGGCCTTGACGAAGACGGGGAAGCCGATCTCGTCGGCGGCGCGGACCAGTTCGTCGACGTCGGTGGAGGGCTCGGAGGAACCGAGAACCGGTACGCCGGCGGCGCGGGCGGCGGCGACCGCGCGTGCCTTGTTGCCGGTCAGCTCCAGGATGTGCGCGCTGGGGCCGACGAAGGTGATGCCGGCCTCCTCGCACGCGCGGGCCAGCTCGGGGTTCTCGGAGAGGAAGCCGTAGCCCGGGTAGACGGCGTCGGCGCCCGCCAGCCGGGCGGCGCGCATGATCTCCTCGACGGAGAGGTACGCGCGGACGGGATGCCCGGGTTCGCCGATCTCGTAGGCCTCGTCGGCCTTGAGCCGGTGCAGCGAGTTGCGGTCCTCGTGGGGGAAGACGGCGACCGTCCGCGCACCCACTTCGTACCCGGCGCGGAACGCGCGGATGGCGATCTCGCCACGGTTGGCGACCAGTACCTTGCGGAGCATCCCTGATCCCTTCGAGCTGCCATGAGGACACCATGGTCCCGGCAATGATGCCGTCGCACCACAGCAATCGTGTCACTCAGTGCCATGTGAGCCCCGTCACTTCCGCGGCCAGACCATACGACTGCTGGACATTCCGCCCGGTCAGCACACTCACGGCCAGTTTCGCGCGTGTGACTCACCGGGCTCATGTGACCCTCAGTGCCACGCCGGCGACCCATATGGCCGCGACAGCCCACCGATTGAATCGTTTCATTCCCGATCGCTTCGACGACACTCGACTTTTGACCGGCTTCGACGCGCAGTTTCAACCTCCGGGTCATCCCATTGAAACCTTTCACCGCACGACTCCAGAGAACCGAAGGTGCCGGCTCGGCGGCACCGCGCGCGGCCGCCGGCGCCGCCGGGAAGCCGCCCGCGCCCACCGGACGGGTCGAGTCGTTCACCGATCTCACGGGCACGGTGCCGCGGATCGGTCCGGTCGGCTCGGGCACGACGGAGGTGCGACGCACGGCCTCCTGAGCCGTCGAGGGACCCGGAAGTGGCCGAAACCCGGACCGCGAGCGCTTGCTGAGCTAGCCTCAGCCTTCTTGGGGGCGAACTGACGTACGCCAAAAGTCATTTCGGGGGTGTTGTGTCAGACCAGCGGCCGGTGCCACCGGGTTCGGCGGACAGGGCTCCGGCGCTGCGGCAGGCGGGGGCGTTGCCCCTGCGCCCCGGCGACCCGGACCGGATCGGTCCGTATGTGTCGCTGGGGCTGCTCGGCAGCGGCGGTATGGGGCGCGTCTATCTGGCGCGTCCCGCCGACGGCGGCCCGCACCTCGTCGCGGTGAAGGTGATCCGGCCCGAGTACGCGGAGGACGAGCGGTTCCGCCGCCGGTTCGAGCGGGAGGCGTCGGTCCACGGCCGGGTGCGCACGCCGCGCATGCCGCGGCTGGCCGGGACGGGCTTCCGGGACGAACTGCTCTGGATGGCCACCGAGTTCCTGCCGGGGCTGGATCTGGCGGCGGCCGTGCACGAGGACGGTCCGCTGCCCGTCGTCGCCGTCCGGCGGCTGGTGGCGGAGCTGGGACAGGCCCTCGCCGACCTCTCCGCCGCCGGGATCGTGCACCGGGACCTGAAGCCGTCCAACGTCCTGCTGTCCACGTGGGGCGCGCACGTCATCGACTTCGGTATCGCGAAGGCCGCCGACGCGAGCGCGATCACCGGCACCGGCAACCGGGTCGGCACCCCGGCCTACATGTCGCCGGAGTACCTGCGCACGGGCGCCTGCGACACGGCGTCGGACGTCTTCTCACTGGCCTGCGCCCTGATCTTCGCGGCAACCGGCAGCGCCCCGTTCGGCGACGGCACCGGCGTAGACGTCATGCACCGAGTGGCCTTCGAGGAGCCCAACCCGAAGGTGCTGGCAGAGATAGCGGAGGCCGACGCCCCACTCGCCGCCCTACTCGCCGCATGTCTGGCCAAGGACCCGGAACAGCGCCCGACCCCGGAACAGCTGATCGAGGAATTGCCCTCTGGGGGAAGCGGGGCGCAGCCCCCGCTTCCCCCAGAGGGGCGCGGGGAACTGCGCGACCAGCCCCCACCGAACGGACGCTTGGGGGTCAAAGGGGCGCAGCCCCTTGAGGATGGGACGGGTAGGGGCGGCGGGGGCGAGAACACGTCGTGGCCCGAACCCCTGGCCACCAGACTCCGCACCCGCCACCACGCCTACGAGACCCTACGCCGCCTCCCCCTCGAACAGCCCGCCCCCGAAGGGGAAGCACAACCCCCCGCCGCAGCCCCACCCCCGGCCCCCCCGCCGCCGCGGCGGCACCACCCCGCCCCCGACTCCGCCGCAAACGCCTGCTGGTCGGCGCCGCCGGCGCCGCCGTCTGCACGGCGACCGCCGGTGTCGTCGTCCTCACCCTGCTGAGCCCCGCCACCACCACCGCCTCGCCGCAGAGAGGTACGACACGGTCCGCCGACGCGGCGCCCGACGACGACGTCACCGTGCCGGCGGCCTCGCGCCAGGACGGCGCGGACGCGGCCCCCGACGGCGGATCGAGCGACTCGGAGGTGTCCGGCAAGGACGACCGGACCTCCGTCGACGCCGATCCGACGCGCCCCGGCGCGAAGGCCTCCGACCCCGGCGCGGGCAAGGGCACGGCCGACGACCCGCACACCGACCCGTCCGCGCCCGCGGCCGGGAGCGACGCCCCCACCGAGCCGTCCCAGGAGCCGACCGACACGTCCACCGAGCCCTCGACCCCGGCCTGGCTGACCGACTGCACGTACTACTACGGCAACGGACGCACCCGCCTCGGCGACAGCGGCGACCGCGTCCTCCAGGCCCAGTGCATGCTGAGCAAGCGCGGCTACGGCGTCGACGTGGACGGCGAGTTCGACGCCGACACGGAGGCCGCGGTGCAGAGCTTCCAGCAGGACAAGGGTCTCCTGGTCGCCGACGGTGTCGTACGGCCGCGTGTCTGGAAGGCGTTGCGCTCCACCGAGTGAGCCGCACAGCTGCCACGGCCGCTGCCACTGCCGTGTCCGTCCGCCGGCGCGGCCGGGCCCGTCACTCGGCGAACAGGCCGCGCGCGGCGGCCCGGGTGTCGAAGTCCTCCAGGTGGGCCTGGGCGTCCGGCAGGGCGTCGCACATCGTCTCCAGGAGGACCTGGCCCAGCAGCTGGGGAGCGCCCGCGGTGTCGAAGACCAGGCCGGTGCCCACGGCGGCGGGCAGCAGCAGGTCGCTGTGGGCGGCCACCGGGGAGAAGGTGCCGTCGGCGACGGTCACCACCGTCAGGCCGGCGGCCCGGGCGTGGGCGAGCGCGTCGAGCAGTTCACGCGGATGGCGGGGCAGCGCGAAGCACAGCAGCGCGCTGGCGCCGGCCCGGCGGGCGGCGTCGACGCGGTCGGCGAGCAGGGAACCGCCCTCGTCGAGGAGCCGTACGTCGGGGTGGACCTTCGCCGCGAAGTAGGCGAAGCCGCGTGCCTGGGCGGCGGAGGCGCGCAGGCCGAGCACGGGGAGGGGCCGGGAGGCGGCGAGCAGACGCCCGGCGCGTTCGACGGGTTCGGGGTCCGTGAGCAGGGACGCCAGGTGCCGCAGATTGTCGATCTCGGCTTGTACGGCGCGCTGGTAGGGGTTGGACAGCGGTTCGTCGAAGCCGTGCCCGGTGGCTGCGACCGCCCGCAGGTGGTCGCGCAGGGCCGGATAGCTGTCGAAGCCGAGGGCGACCGCGAAACGGGTCACCGACGGCTGGCTGACCCCGGCCACCCGGGCGAGTTCCACGCTGGACAGGTACGGCGCCTCCGCGGCCCGCCGGACCAGGCAGGCCGCGATGCGGCGCTGGGTGGGGGTGAGCCGACGTCCTGCGAAGAGCCCCTGAAGCCGCGCGGCCGCGCCGACGGCGTCCGTCATCCGGTCCTCCAGCCGGTCGTCGTGCTCGGTCCCCTCCCCCCGCCCGGCGGAGTGCGCGGTGCCGGGCGGGGTGGGGTGGGGTGATCAGCCGATCCCGTCGGCGCGGCTCACTTCACCAGACCGGCCGAACTCAGCCACTCCTCGGCGACGGTGTCGGCGTCCTCCTTGTCGTTGACGAGCTTCTTCATCATCTCCAGCAGGTCCTCGGTGGTGAGCTTGGCGGAGACGGCGTTGAGCGCCTCCTTGGCCTTGTCGTCCACCGCGGCCTTGTAGACGAGCGGGGTGACGTTCTGCGAGGAGAAGAGGTTCTTCGGGTCCTCCAGGACCACCAGCTTGTCCGCGACGATGGCGGGGTCGGTGGTGTACAGGTTGGCGGCCTGCACCTTGTCGTCCTTGAGCAGCTTCACCAGGGTGCTCTGGGCACCCGCGTCGAGCGGCTGGAACTTGCCGAACTTGACGCCGTAGACCTTCTCCAGGCCGACACCGCCCTGCGTACGGGTCTTGAACTCCGATCCGGCGCCGAGCGTCAGGTCGCCCGCGACGGGCTTGAGGTCGGCGAGGGTCTTGAGCTTGTACTTGGCGGCGGTCTCGGCGGTGACGGTCACCGAGTCCTTGTCCTCGGCCGCTGCGGAGTCGAGGATCTCCACCGAGGACGGGAGTTTCTCCTTCAGTTCGGCGTTGATGTCCTCGGTGCTGGTCGCGGTGCTGTTCTTGTCGACCGCCACCGACAGCAGGGCGCCGTTGTACTCGGGGAGGACGCCGATGCCGCCCTTGACGACCTGGTCGTAGTAGACCTCGCGGGCCCCGATGTCGAACTTGCGGGTCACCTTCAGGCCCTTGCTCTCCAGGGCCTGCGCGTAGATCTCGGCGAGCAGCTGGTTCTCGGGGAAGTTCGCCGAGCCGACGACGATCGACTGGCCGCCGCCGTCGCCGCCCTCCGCCAGCGGGTTGTCGTCGGTGTCGCCGCCCCCTCCGCAGGCGGTCAGCGTGAGCGCGGTGATGAGGCCGAACGCGGCGCCTCGGTATATGGCTCTCATGGAATGTTCCTCTCTGGATTTCAGGACTTCGACGCCGAGACCCGAAGGCCCGGCGAGACGACGACGCGTCGCAACGCGGTGAACACGAGCTGGACGACGAGCGCGAGGACGACGACGACCGTGGAGCCGCCGATGACCAACTCGTAGTCGTTGCGGGAGAGTCCGTCGACGATGTAGCGGCCCAGACCGCCGAGGCCCGGGTACGCGGCCACGGTCGCGGTGGCCACGACCTGGATCGCGGCGACCCGCAGGCCCAGCAGGATCAGAGGCAGCGCCATCGGCACCTCGACCCGTGTGAGGACCTCCCACTCGGTCATGCCGACGCCGCGCGCGGCGTCCCGGGTGGCCGGGTCCACGCCCCGTACGCCCTCGAAGGTGTTGATGAGGATCGGGGGTACGGCGAGCGCGACGAGGGCGACCAGGACGGGCGTGGTGCTGAGCCCGGCGAGCGTGACGACGAGGACGACCAGGCCGAAGGTGGGGATCGCGCGGGCGAGGTTCGCCACACTGGCCACGGCGAAGGCGCCCCGGCCGGTGTGTCCGACGAGCAGTCCGAACGTCAGCCCGATGAGGGCGGCGAACAGCAACGACAGTCCGCTGTAGGTGAGATGCTCCAGGAGCCGCCGGGGGATGCCCTCGTCGCCGTGCCACTGCGCGGAGGAGGTCAGCCACTCCCCCACGAGCTCCATCTGGTTCAGGAAGTCGTTCATGCCGACGTCACCTTGTTCCGGGACCACGGGGTGAGCAGTCGCTGCGCCAGCACCAGCAACGCGTCGGTGGCGAGCGCGAGCAGCATGATCAGGACGATCGCGGTGACGATCGGGGTGGGGAAGTCGAGTTGGAGACCGCGGGTGATGTAGTAGCCGAGGCCGCCCTGCCCGATCAGCTGTCCCACCGCGACGAGGCTGATGGAGGAGACGGCGGCGACCCGTACGCCGGCGATGACGACGGGGACGGCGATCGGCAGCTCGACCTGGACGACCCTGCGTACGGCGCCGAAGCCCATCGCGGTCGCCGCGAGCCGGACGGGCTCGGGGACGGAGGCGAGTCCGTCGACGACGTTGGGGACCAGCACGGACAGGGTGTAGAGCGTCAGCGGGATCATCACGGTCTGTTCGGTCAGACCCGTGTACCGGACGAAGATCATGAACAGGGCGAGCGACGGGATCGAGTAGAGGATGTTGGACACGGTCAGCACCGGCGGGTAGAGCCAGCGCCAGCGGTGGCACAGGATGCCGAGCGGCACGGAGACGATCAGTCCGAACAGCACGGGCAGCAGGCCGAGTCTGAGGTGGATGCCGGTGTACTCGGCGAGTTCGCCCGTGTGATCGGCGATCCACTGCCACCGCACGAGCGGCTCGTCACCGGTCATCGGTCACCACCGCCCGGGGTGCCGTTCGCCGCGGTCGAGAGTTCGTGGGCGTCCACGACTCCCGCGACCGCGCCCTCCGCGTCGACGGCGACGGCGAGTCGGGCGGGTGAGAGGAGGGCCGAGTCGAGGGCGGCCCGCGCGGAGTCCCCGACCAGGCTGAACGTGTGGCCGAGGGGGGTCAGGGGGGCGTCGGCGAGGGTGCCGGTCGACGGGAGGTCGGCGGTGGCGGCCCAGCCGAGCGGCCGTCGCGCGTCGTCGACCACGAGCACCCAGGGAGCGGCCGCCGCCCTGGCCTCGGCGACGGGGGCCCCGGACGGCAGCACCGGGCCGTCGCGCAGCGGCAGTCGGGCCGCGTCGACGAAGGAGAGCCTGCGGATCCCCCGGTCCTGGCCCACGAAGTCGGCCACGAAGTCGTCGGCGGGGCTGCCGAGCAGCCGCTCGGGGGTGTCGAACTGCGCGAGTCTGCCGCCGGTGCGGAACACCGCGATGTTGTCGCCGAGTCGGATCGCCTCGTCGATGTCATGGGTGACGAACACGATCGTCTTGTGGAGCTCCTTCTGCAGCCGGACGAACTCGGCCTGCAACTCCGCCCGGACGATCGGGTCGACCGCGCTGAACGGCTCGTCCATCAGCAGCACCGGCGGATCGGCGCCCAGCGCCCTGGCCACGCCGACGCGCTGCTGCTGTCCGCCGGAGAGCTGGTTGGGGTAGCGCTTGGCCATCTCGGCGGGCAGGCCCACGAGTTCGAGCAGCTCCGCGGCCCGGGCGCGGGCCTTCTTGCGGCCCCAGCCCAGCAGCAGCGGGACCGTGGCTATGTTGTCCAGGATGGTGCGGTGCGGGAACAGTCCCGCGTGCTGGATCACATATCCGATGCCCCGGCGCAGCTCGGGCGCGTTGACCTCCCGGATGTCCCGTCCGCGCAGGCTCACCGTGCCGCTGGTCGGCTCCACCATGCGGTTGATCATGCGCAGGGTGGTGGTCTTGCCGCAGCCGGAAGGACCGACCAGGACCGTGATGCCGCCCTCGGCCAGCTCCAGGGACAGGTCGTCCACCGCTGTCGTGCCGTTGGGATATTTTTTGCTCACCGCGTCGAATCTGATCAAGGCTGCCCCTTACCTGACTGCATATGGCCATTCAGAGTTGTCGGTGCCTGAATGACAGTCAATGGAATTACGTGAACGGCACGTTACGTTCACACCGAGCCGCATCGAGGGGTGCCCGTTTTCGCCATCTTCTGCAGCTTTTCTCCCTTGTGTGCGAGGCCACGGCCGCGGCGCCGGGGCGGTACCGTAGCGCCGGCCTTGGTGGGAGGAGCGTCATGACCAACTGCGACGTGCACCAGCATCTGTGGACCCCCGCGCTGGTGGCGGCCCTCAGGTCACGCCGCGAGCCGCCGTTCCTGGACGGCTGGACCCTGTTCCTCGACGGCGAGCCGCCCTACGAGCTGCCGCCCGCCGACCACGACGTCGCCCGCCGTGCCGCGCTCGCCGACAGCGACGGTCTGGGCCGGGCCCTCGTCTCGCTCTCCTCCCCGATCGGCGTGGAGTGGCTGCCCGCGGCCGAGGCGCGCCCCCTGCTCGACGCCTACCACGAGGGCGCCGCGGCACTCCCCGAGCCGTTCGGTGCCTGGGCCGCGGCCTGCGTCCGGGACATCGACGCGAAGGCGACCGCCGAGGACCTCGACCGGGGCTTCGTCGGCCTCCAGCTCCCGGCGAACGC
This genomic stretch from Streptomyces deccanensis harbors:
- a CDS encoding ABC transporter substrate-binding protein, translated to MYRGAAFGLITALTLTACGGGGDTDDNPLAEGGDGGGQSIVVGSANFPENQLLAEIYAQALESKGLKVTRKFDIGAREVYYDQVVKGGIGVLPEYNGALLSVAVDKNSTATSTEDINAELKEKLPSSVEILDSAAAEDKDSVTVTAETAAKYKLKTLADLKPVAGDLTLGAGSEFKTRTQGGVGLEKVYGVKFGKFQPLDAGAQSTLVKLLKDDKVQAANLYTTDPAIVADKLVVLEDPKNLFSSQNVTPLVYKAAVDDKAKEALNAVSAKLTTEDLLEMMKKLVNDKEDADTVAEEWLSSAGLVK
- a CDS encoding ABC transporter permease, which gives rise to MTGDEPLVRWQWIADHTGELAEYTGIHLRLGLLPVLFGLIVSVPLGILCHRWRWLYPPVLTVSNILYSIPSLALFMIFVRYTGLTEQTVMIPLTLYTLSVLVPNVVDGLASVPEPVRLAATAMGFGAVRRVVQVELPIAVPVVIAGVRVAAVSSISLVAVGQLIGQGGLGYYITRGLQLDFPTPIVTAIVLIMLLALATDALLVLAQRLLTPWSRNKVTSA
- a CDS encoding ABC transporter permease, which produces MNDFLNQMELVGEWLTSSAQWHGDEGIPRRLLEHLTYSGLSLLFAALIGLTFGLLVGHTGRGAFAVASVANLARAIPTFGLVVLVVTLAGLSTTPVLVALVALAVPPILINTFEGVRGVDPATRDAARGVGMTEWEVLTRVEVPMALPLILLGLRVAAIQVVATATVAAYPGLGGLGRYIVDGLSRNDYELVIGGSTVVVVLALVVQLVFTALRRVVVSPGLRVSASKS
- a CDS encoding MurR/RpiR family transcriptional regulator, whose protein sequence is MTDAVGAAARLQGLFAGRRLTPTQRRIAACLVRRAAEAPYLSSVELARVAGVSQPSVTRFAVALGFDSYPALRDHLRAVAATGHGFDEPLSNPYQRAVQAEIDNLRHLASLLTDPEPVERAGRLLAASRPLPVLGLRASAAQARGFAYFAAKVHPDVRLLDEGGSLLADRVDAARRAGASALLCFALPRHPRELLDALAHARAAGLTVVTVADGTFSPVAAHSDLLLPAAVGTGLVFDTAGAPQLLGQVLLETMCDALPDAQAHLEDFDTRAAARGLFAE
- a CDS encoding ABC transporter ATP-binding protein, with the translated sequence MTRYDDGSGTTAPAAPLAELTDLQVEVGGRAIVDGVSLRVLPGRVTALVGASGSGKTTTGLALLGEFPVGARVTGAVRSAAEGRGGVGGLVGYVPQHPASVLNPARRIGALLTDIARPRVRHLPRGRRRAAARAQVLRALADARLPDAEALLRRHPHQLSGGQQQRVVLAQALLLGAEVVVADEPTTGQDALTKSLVVEQLATIAARGIAVVLLSHDLDVVRSLADEVHVMRAGRVVESGPTQQVWSAPRHAWTRQLLSAQASFTDRGTTDEPDGTAAARGDRPVLRVRGLVARHRDGSRSAAVTVRAPELDLQAGQLLAVVGRSGSGKTTLARCLAGLHRDHDGEVLLDGTPLPRSLRHRARGQLAAVQYVFQDARAAFDEHRPVLRQVARTAVRLRGVDAGTAETEALATLGRLGLLPELAHRRPGRLSGGELQRAALARALLAHPRVLICDEITSGLDTVSRRGILDVLTGLLDAGPDTGTAPAAPALVLITHDLDTASVAHRIAVMDAGEIVEQGPARQLLTTPEHPFTASLVATDRV
- a CDS encoding peptidoglycan-binding domain-containing protein — encoded protein: MPAASRQDGADAAPDGGSSDSEVSGKDDRTSVDADPTRPGAKASDPGAGKGTADDPHTDPSAPAAGSDAPTEPSQEPTDTSTEPSTPAWLTDCTYYYGNGRTRLGDSGDRVLQAQCMLSKRGYGVDVDGEFDADTEAAVQSFQQDKGLLVADGVVRPRVWKALRSTE
- a CDS encoding pyruvate carboxylase, encoding MLRKVLVANRGEIAIRAFRAGYEVGARTVAVFPHEDRNSLHRLKADEAYEIGEPGHPVRAYLSVEEIMRAARLAGADAVYPGYGFLSENPELARACEEAGITFVGPSAHILELTGNKARAVAAARAAGVPVLGSSEPSTDVDELVRAADEIGFPVFVKAVAGGGGRGMRRVEDPAALRESIEAASREAASAFGDPTVFLEKAVVEPRHIEVQILADGHGNVIHLFERDCSVQRRHQKVIELAPAPNLDPALRERICADAVRFAREIGYRNAGTVEFLLDRDGNHVFIEMNPRIQVEHTVTEEVTDVDLVQSQLRIAAGATLADLGLSQETVTLRGAALQCRITTEDPANGFRPDTGRISAYRSPGGSGIRLDGGTTHAGTEISAHFDSMLVKLTCRGRDFTTAVNRARRAVAEFRIRGVATNIPFLQAVLDDPDFQAGNVTTSFIEQRPHLLTSRHSADRGTKLLTYLADVTVNKPNGPRPDLIDPSTKLPRPTTTEPPAGSKQKLVELGPEGFARWLRESPTIGVTDTTFRDAHQSLLATRVRTKDMLAVAPVVARTLPQLLSLECWGGATYDVALRFLAEDPWERLAAFRAAAPNICLQMLLRGRNTVGYTPYPTEVTDAFVQEATETGIDIFRIFDALNDVGQMRPAIDAVRATGTAVAEVALCYTSDLSNPAEQLYTLDYYLRLAEQIVEAGAHVLAVKDMAGLLRAPAATKLVTALRREFDLPVHIHTHDTAGGQLATYLAAIQAGADAVDGAVASMAGTTSQPSLSAIVAATDYSDRPTGLDLQAVGDLEPYWESVRRIYAPFEAGLASPTGRVYDHEIPGGQLSNLRTQAVALGLGDRFEDIEAMYTAADRILGHLVKVTPSSKVVGDLALHLVGAGVTPADFEATPDRFDIPDSVIGFLRGELGTPPGGWPEPFRSKALQGRADAKPVQDLTAEDRAGLEKDCRATLNRLLFPGPTREFENHRQTYGDTSVLDSKDFFYGLGPGKEYAVDLEPGVRLLIGLEAVGEADERGMRTVMSTLNGQLRPIQIRDKAASTDIPVTEKADRSNPGHVAAPFAGVVTLAVAEGDEVAAGATVATIEAMKMEATITVAKAGRVSRLAINKIQQVEGGDLLVEIV